DNA from Globicephala melas chromosome 11, mGloMel1.2, whole genome shotgun sequence:
GAGGTGAAGAAGGGAGAAGTCTCATCTGTGAAGAATCCTGCTGCAGTGGGTAACATTGTTGCCTGGGTATTTTTCAGGATGTTTGGACCAGGAAGAGAGTACAACTTCACACGGCCCAATGAGAAGGGCGAGTATGAGATTGCCGAAGGAATCAGTGCAACTGTATTTCGAACGGTGCTGGTGTGTAGTGGCCTTGTTACATCATCTTCCCTGGGGGCGTGCATGGTCAGACGCCTTGAGAGTTCCATCAGACTGTGTTCTGACTTTAGGGTTTCTCATTTCTAGTTATTGCCTTTCccactttattttctgtttctataattcTTAAGTCCTTGCTTGTGTGAGCTCAGTCAGGTATCAAGTTGTGATTAAACATGTCAAGATGGCCAGGAGCCACTTTGCTATCTAATGAATCACCAACTTGGTGATAGTTCTAGTAACCCATCACTTTAATAGAACCAGGAATGAGTAGGGGGTTGAAGAGGAAATTTTTCATGTTGTTCTTTGCCTACATTTCTTCTTCCTAATTTATTTATAGGATTATTACAAAACTGGTATCATCAATTGTCCTGATGGCATCTCTATCCCAGACCTTAGAGATACGTGCGATTATCTCTGCATTAACTTTGACTTCAACACTATCCGATGTCAAGATCTGAGTAAGTGCAGGAGAAGCTGCCAGCTGCGTTTGAGCAGCTGAACTTTGAGTGTGCTTGGAATTGACATTTTTTATTACTAAACAGAAAGCGTTTCAAGTGTGGGTTGAAAATCATCTGTAGAGGCAGAGACGTGGTACTAACCATTCCCTGTCTTGTTTCAAAGCTCTGTGAGAAGTGGAGTAAACAAGAGAACATGTAGTGGGTTCTAAGTCTAGCTTGACCCCGTGAGTCACCAAGCTAATTGCTTCCCCTCTTGGGACCTTGGTGTCCCAACTCTTTAACAAATAAGGATACTGATCCTCAGATATGAGGGAAGGTTCACTAATAAAGTCACACAACATAAATCGGCTGGGTTCTTCTTAcagtttatcattattattaacttagtgtttaagtgctttatatatgtaAACTTGCATAAGTTTCACAATTGACCCGTGAAAGATAGGTGATAATCTCACTTACCaaatgagaagatggagaaattAGCTTGTTCAAAGCTCTAAACATTAAAGCTGGGATTAGAACTGATTGTCTGAATATAAACTCCATGCACTTATCATTACCTAGGCTtcctgaaatgattttaaaattctttgaagtTCATGGTACATTTCCCTGCATATTCCATGAAGTTCTCTAGATGTGTGGTGTCTCTACTGAGTCTAGTACACACTTAGAGCAAGTCCCTTGGTGTCGCCAAACTTGGTATCATTCCTCTTCTGTGGTACTCTATGAAGTTGCGGTCCAGAGCATCTTCAGAAGAGGTACTATAAAGAGTCATCCCCAAATGATGGTTGTCTCTTGTAGAATTAATGTTTATGTTCTGACATTGCATGTCAAGAAAACCACAGTTGATCAGAATGCTCAGGGTTTATTAAACAGGAGGAGATTGGTAGAATGTGAAAAGTATCTAACATAATAGCCTTGGAGTAGGAGACATACCCTGCCTTTAAATGGGCCACTTCTCTGGACCTTATCAATGATAACAGCTGTTACCTCATAGTCTTTTCACTCCAGTAATTACCTGCATTTGAGCAGAGAGGATGTTCACTTGCCTTTTGTCTCCCAGGTGCTTTACTGCATGAACTGTCTAACGACGGCGCTCACAAGCAGTTTGATCACTACCTCGAAGAGCTGATCCTGCCCATCATGGTGGGCTGTGCCAAGAAAGGGGAGCGAGAATGCCACATCGTCGTGCTGACGGACGAGGATTCTGTGGACTGGGACGAAGACCACCCCCCACCCATGGGGGAGGAGTATTCCCAAAGTAGGAGCCCCTTGCATGATGTACCTGTTTCCAGCAAGAAATGTGCTGCCCAGAGTGGCAGCTAAATCCTAGAACCAGTGTGACTGTCGCTGTTGAGCTGGTGATGAGCACACTCACCTGGATGAGGGTCTTTCCTGCTGGGGAGCACAGGGAACATCGTTATACTTCCCATGCCTACCGCTGGTGTCTGGTACTGTGTCAGTACTGCGGCAGCACATTAAGTGGTGGTGTCATTCTTCTCtccatttgtttcctttaaatCCTTTTGAATTGGTAGTAattcaaaattcagaaaatacaaaaggaaaagtcTTACTCCCACCCCACCTCATCTACCCAGTTTTCCTCCtcagtttcttttatattctttcagaTTTATTCAGTGCACATACACAAGCAATTGCATGTTCTTTTCCTAAATGATACCATATTGTAGAGACTGTTCTATATCATGTCTTACATTAAAAGCTTCCacaatcttttttatggctgaatagtattccattgcatgattGTGCTATAATTGATTTAACCAGCCCTTTTGATGACCATTTAAGctctaaattataaataatgctgcagtgaatatcttTTTAAACAAAGTCTTTCACACATGTGTATCTCTACAGAATAATATTCCTAGAAATGAAATTTCTGTATCAAAAGCTTTGTGCTTTTATgattttgataaaatttgccAAATTCTCTTTCATAAAGGTTGAGCCAGTTTATACTCACAAGACAATATATGATGGGTTTGTTTCCCATATGCTCACCAAGACAGAGTTTCACTGAACTTTTATCCTTGCCACTCTGATACGTGAAAAACAGCATCTCACttgagttttaatttgcatttctcacttCATGAATGAGACTGAACATCTTTTTAAGagtcattttcatttccttttctgttaacTGTAATCATGCCTTTTGCCCATTACAAAATTGGATTGTTAGTCTTTTCCTTAATGATTTGTAAAATCTATTTGTGACCACTGtctttatagacaaggaaattaGCCCTTTGTAatatgagttgcaaatatttttcccagttggTTGTCTTCTTAGTTTTGTTTGGTGTTTTTGGataagcagagatttttttttatgtaatcaagtgtatcagtttttcttttatgacttCTAGGTTTTATGTCATATCCAGAAAGGTCTTTCCTACCCTGAGACTATAAAAATTTCTTGTATGGTTTCTTTCTTAAGGttgatttattatttaacatttaatctGTGATCCATATGGATTTTTTGGCATCAGGGCTCAGGTCATTAGTCTGAATATGTTAGCTCATCTCCTTCCTCTTACAGAGATGTTCACTCCATGACTAAccccagatttttttccccccagttctTTATAGCTCTAAGCTCTatagatttttcaaatatattgagAATCGGGATGTCGCTAAAACAGTGTTAAAGGAACGGGGCCTGAAAAACATTCGCATTGGAATTGAAGGTAAGAACATCCCAATCAATATTCAGCTTGCATGGCTCATGGAGTAGGTTGGATCTGTGGCCACAGCTTTTGTCCTTAAAACCTGGGTTCCAAGGGCCTAGAGAATAGACACACATGGAAACTACATTCCTACCCAAGTTTGAAGAttcctatttttgttttagtttgccCTTACATTTCCTTGTCATTTTATTTCCAGTTGAAAATGCTTTAAAGCAGCTGTAGGAATAAGTTCCAGTTTACTGTCTCAGGATAAAGAGCAGTGAGGACTAGGCACTGGGCGGGTAAATGTAGCAGAGCTCGTGGGCTCACCAAGTGGGAGGGCCAGCCATTTAGCCAACAATCTTGATGAGGATCTTTCTGCGATCTGGAAGGGTCCTTCTGAAAACTATAACTTGGAGACTCATTTTATTCCACTACCACCTTTGGGGAGTGTCTGGATATATTGACAAAACTGCTTTAAATGATTTGAGCAATGGCTCCCAGCCTGTGGTCTCCGTGGAAGGGTATTGGAGACTGATTCCCGGAGAGTGCTGAAGCCATTCTGGTCTCCCCTCCATGGGTCTTTGACTCTTGTGTTTTGCTACTCTAGCTGTCTTAATATTGCTCACAGAACCTGTCGTATCCAGCTTAAGTTGGAACTTAACGTTGGAAGAGATTTTTGAGATCATGTATTAAACCTCTTTCTactgtgtcctcctttgtctctttggAAACCACAGGGACAGAGTGACAGGGATCACTCCATTTCCCACAGCAGCCCATCAAACTGTCCTACCACGAGAATATTCTTCcacatatataatagataacctcctccctcttctgtcgTCCTTCTAGTTCTAGCCTGTGAAGATAATATACTCTGCATAAGATTTCTCCCATATCCCTGTAACTGACTTTCAGATATTTTAGGCAGCATCCCAGTTTTTTCTTTAGGCTTAAacattttgcatttccttaactACTTCTCATACAGGTTGCCCTCTAAGCAATAGAATTAGAGGACTAGAGTAACCATGCCCCAGTAGGATTTTTGTTCTATAGTATTGAAGCCAGTAAAATAAAGACTTCTGAAATTAGTAGGAGGCTTCTCCCCCTTCCATTAGAAGGGATAAAATTTTTGTTACTTCCCTTCTAAGGACAAGACCTACTAACCTGAGCAGGAGAGAAGCAAGCATGTAGGTGGCTGGGCCTCAGAGAACGTGGTCACTTCCCTGTAGTTTTCACATAGTCTTGGGATTTGGGAGGAAATTCATGTGGTTAGGAAGAAGGAAGTATGGAAACCAGAGTGAGCAATTTGCTGGGGTCATGATGGCTTTTTTCCCATTTCAGGTTATCCTAcctgtaaagaaaaaattaagaggaGACCTGGTGGCCGGTCTGAAGTGATCTATAATTACGTGCAGCGCCCCTTTATCCAGATGTCatgggaa
Protein-coding regions in this window:
- the KCTD20 gene encoding BTB/POZ domain-containing protein KCTD20, which codes for MNVHRGTESDRLLWQEASCLMDEASAAAQEREANSPASSGLQNLTYPLGPRNDDLPLDSASQPANLQFPHMMPLPEDIKGSCFQSGNKRNHEPFIAPERFGNSTVGFGSNVHSQAPEKVTLLVDGTRFVVNPQIFTVHPDTMLGRMFGPGREYNFTRPNEKGEYEIAEGISATVFRTVLDYYKTGIINCPDGISIPDLRDTCDYLCINFDFNTIRCQDLSALLHELSNDGAHKQFDHYLEELILPIMVGCAKKGERECHIVVLTDEDSVDWDEDHPPPMGEEYSQILYSSKLYRFFKYIENRDVAKTVLKERGLKNIRIGIEGYPTCKEKIKRRPGGRSEVIYNYVQRPFIQMSWEKEEGKSRHVDFQCVRSKSLTNLVAAGEDVLEDQEILMHHPPQVDELDRLNAPLSQMASNDFQD